One Nicotiana sylvestris chromosome 12, ASM39365v2, whole genome shotgun sequence genomic window carries:
- the LOC138884061 gene encoding uncharacterized mitochondrial protein AtMg00810-like, with amino-acid sequence MVKEIEALQPHGRKLYHVSGFTRTFFIGNLRLKILGAYIFFLGMEVIREPQVLILSQRKFILDLLQEFNSMHLTPLSSPLDPTVRLQAKTGDAIKDPTFFRHLLGKMNYLTHTRPDLSFTVQYLSQYMQDPRQPHLDAALRVLRYLLRDLGLGLFMRFSPLFQLLALCDSDWATCPDSRRSVSGFYISLGYSPISWKSKKQTSIFLSSAEAEYRSM; translated from the exons ATGGTAAAGGAAATTGAGGCTTTACAGCCACATGGCAGAAAGCTTTATCATGTAAGTGGATTTACAAG GACTTTCTTCATCGGGAATTTAAGATTAAAGATCTTGGGAGCTTACATTTTTTTCCTGGGAATGGAGGTTATTCGAGAACCCCAGGTGTTGATACTCTCACAGAGGAAATTCATCTTGGATCTGCTTCAGGAGTTCAATTCTATGCATTTGACTCCCCTTTCCTCTCCACTTGATCCAACAGTGCGTCTGCAAGCAAAAACAGGAGATGCAATCAAAGATCCCACCTTTTTTAGACATCTTTTAGGAAAAATGAATTATCTTACCCATACTCGGCCAGATTTGTCATTCACTGTGCAATATCTAAGTCAATACATGCAGGATCCCCGGCAACCACATCTAGATGCAGCACTTCGTGTGCTTCGCTATCTCCTAAGGGACCTTGGATTGGGGCTTTTCATGAGATTTTCACCTTTATTTCAGTTACTGGCTTTATGTGACTCGGATTGGGCGACTTGCCCGGATTCACGGAGATCGGTGAGTGGATTTTACATCTCTCTTGGTTATTCTCCGATCTCGTGGAAATCTAAGAAACAAACTTCCATATTCCTGAGCTCCGCCGAGGCAGAGTACCGATCTATGTGA